A genomic segment from Amphiprion ocellaris isolate individual 3 ecotype Okinawa chromosome 17, ASM2253959v1, whole genome shotgun sequence encodes:
- the LOC129351003 gene encoding uncharacterized protein LOC129351003, whose translation MAGRRKRRSQQRKMEEEELASEEASEMAQPMSEFLGLMKDFMIGQQKREEGLLAAMRGLQASLPASQPQQAQAAEQRPGVSNPAQGAASPSAESMLSLRGLPTPAPRQRRSSPIATPESRGGGGEEHSRADARPYGDPKIPQYVNGEDIENYLLRFERIAKTWAWPQEEWACRLVPLLSGKALEAYTAMDEERAHLYPDLRAALLAKFDISPETYRQQFRSSAVPPGENPTETYHRLKGLYRRWIRPEQHTKEQIGEQIILEQLLRVLPADIHTWVKEHEPADGLAASKLVLQYINARKGGPAAHPGGPSCQLLSQPRPAVRSGYQPPGDFNTAPNQRGPGKELICFYCQQPGYKASLCPIRKAKLTGACYTPRAEAVNAVGRRQRFKDITVNGQPVTALLDSGSFLTLVRRDLVPTGMVDFSRQEDILCVHGDRHAYPTADLTVGVKGQAYLLTVGVVEKLPVAAILGWDLPVLLDVLLKERGPIHQRSYRVPQHLVEKLLKEVEEMQRLGVCEPSQSEWCSPVVIVVKKDGSLRICIDFRKLNTMSEFDAYPMPRIDDLLEKIGWAKFITTLDLCKGYWQVPLEESSRPYTAFQTPAGLFQFTVMPFGLHGAPATFQRLMDRVLQGCGDCSAAYLDDVVIFSNTWEEHLQHLERVLSQIQQAGLTLNPAKCQWAKEEAMYLGYRLGRGEVRPQMDKVEAIRSCPRPHTKKEVRSFLGLAGWYRRFVPQFTTIAAPLTALTAKDQRNPVAWSEDCETAFETLKTHLCSSPVLRSPDFNQRFLVQTDASAVGLGAVLAQGPPGEERPVLYMSRKLLPRETRYSTVEKEGLAIKWALESLRYYLLGREFDLETDHRALTWMNSMKDHNSRLTR comes from the coding sequence ATGGCTGGTCGAAGGAAGAGACGCTCTCAGCAGAGAAAAATGGAAGAAGAGGAACTTGCATCCGAAGAAGCATCTGAAATGGCCCAACCCATGAGTGAGTTCCTGGGGCTCATGAAAGACTTTATGATCGGGCaacagaagagagaggaggggctCCTGGCAGCAATGAGAGGACTCCAAGCTTCTTTGCCTGCTTCTCAGCCACAGCAAGCCCAAGCAGCCGAGCAGAGACCTGGGGTATCCAATCCAGCACAAGGGGCAGCGTCGCCGTCTGCAGAGTCGATGCTGAGCCTTAGGGGTCTACCTACTCCCGCTCCACGTCAGCGTCGTAGCTCCCCCATAGCCACACCTGAGTCTCGTGGGGGCGGTGGAGAGGAACATTCCCGTGCAGACGCCCGACCCTATGGGGACCCAAAGATCCCTCAGTATGTCAATGGAGAGGACATTGAAAATTACCTCCTGCGCTTTGAACGCATCGCCAAGACATGGGcgtggccacaggaggagtGGGCCTGTCGCCTGGTGCCATTACTCAGTGGAAAGGCACTGGAGGCCTACACAGCGATGGACGAAGAGAGGGCCCACCTGTACCCCGACCTGAGGGCGGCGCTGCTGGCTAAATTTGACATCTCGCCAGAGACGTATCGTCAGCAGTTCCGGTCCAGCGCGGTTCCACCTGGAGAGAACCCAACGGAGACGTACCACCGCTTAAAGGGGCTCTATCGCCGATGGATCCGTCCGGAGCAGCACACGAAGGAGCAGATTGGTGAGCAGATCATCCTGGAGCAGCTGCTGCGTGTCCTTCCTGCCGACATCCACACCTGGGTGAAGGAGCACGAGCCTGCAGATGGGCTAGCTGCATCCAAGCTAGTGCTGCAGTACATCAATGCGCGGAAAGGAGGCCCAGCCGCACACCCAGGAGGTCCCAGTTGTCAGCTTTTGTCACAACCCAGGCCAGCAGTGAGATCCGGTTACCAGCCCCCTGGAGACTTCAACACAGCACCCAATCAGCGTGGGCCCGGTAAGGAGCTAATCTGTTTCTACTGCCAGCAGCCAGGCTACAAAGCATCCTTGTGCCCCATCAGAAAAGCTAAACTTACGGGTGCCTGTTACACTCCACGTGCTGAAGCTGTAAATGCTGTAGGGAGACGGCAGCGTTTTAAGGACATTACAGTTAATGGCCAGCCTGTGACTGCTCTCCTTGACTCTGGCAGCTTCCTAACCCTAGTCCGGAGGGACTTGGTGCCAACTGGAATGGTGGATTTTAGCAGACAGGAagacattttgtgtgtgcatggagACCGACATGCCTACCCCACAGCTGATTTGACTGTTGGAGTGAAAGGACAGGCCTACTTGCTAACTGTGGGGGTGGTGGAAAAGTTGCCTGTTGCTGCCATCTTGGGGTGGGACTTACCTGTGCTGCTGGATGTACTGCTGAAAGAGAGGGGGCCAATCCACCAGCGGTCCTATCGGGTGCCACAACATCTCGTGGAGAAGCTCCTGAAGGAAGTGGAGGAGATGCAGCGTCTGGGGGTGTGTGAGCCATCCCAGTCCGAGTGGTGCAGTCCGGTGGTCATCGTGGTGAAGAAGGACGGCTCACTTCGCATTTGCATTGACTTCCGGAAGCTCAACACCATGTCGGAGTTCGATGCCTACCCGATGCCCCGGATCGATGATCTCCTGGAGAAGATTGGGTGGGCCAAGTTCATCACCACCCTCGACCTCTGCAAGGGCTACTGGCAGGTGCCCCTGGAAGAGTCCAGTCGCCCTTACACGGCCTTCCAGACACCTGCAGGCCTCTTCCAGTTCACGGTGATGCCTTTCGGTCTCCACGGAGCACCCGCCACCTTCCAGAGGCTGATGGACCGGGTCCTGCAGGGGTGTGGGGACTGCAGTGCCGCCTACCTGGATGATGTGGTCATCTTCAGCAACACCTGGGAGGAGCATCTGCAGCACCTGGAGCGGGTCCTGAGCCAGATCCAGCAGGCCGGCCTGACACTCAATCCTGCCAAGTGTCAGTGGGCCAAAGAAGAAGCAATGTACCTAGGCTACAGGCTTGGACGCGGCGAAGTCCGACCGCAGATGGACAAGGTGGAGGCCATCCGCAGCTGCCCGCGGCCCCACACGAAGAAGGAGGTGAGGTCCTTCCTGGGCCTGGCCGGCTGGTACAGGAGGTTTGTCCCGCAGTTCACCACCATTGCTGCTCCGCTGACCGCGCTGACTGCGAAGGACCAGAGGAATCCTGTCGCCTGGAGCGAGGACTGCGAGACCGCCTTCGAGACCCTGAAGACCCACCTGTGTTCCTCACCCGTGCTGAGGAGTCCTGACTTCAACCAGAGGTTCCTGGTCCAGACCGACGCGTCCGCCGTGGGACTGGGAGCTGTCCTGGCCCAGGGTCCGCCAGGAGAGGAACGTCCGGTTCTTTACATGAGCCGAAAGCTGCTGCCCCGTGAGACCCGGTACTCTACTGTCGAGAAGGAGGGCCTCGCGATCAAGTGGGCTCTGGAGAGCTTGCGGTACTACCTGTTGGGGAGGGAGTTCGACCTGGAGACCGACCACCGGGCTCTGACATGGATGAACTCTATGAAAGACCACAACAGTCGTCTCACCCGGTAG